Proteins from a genomic interval of Nautilia sp. PV-1:
- a CDS encoding phosphate-starvation-inducible PsiE family protein, with product MKIIKEYFEIISAFIVFGFIFVFKLDFYDVLALILELMVIIEVMQMLFVFFKKQRIKIRFMVDASIIFFIRELLIATTTHKALKIILVYVGLIGLFFFFRYLALNVTYCDNEIKTS from the coding sequence ATGAAAATAATTAAAGAATATTTTGAAATAATTTCGGCTTTTATTGTATTTGGATTTATTTTTGTATTTAAACTGGATTTTTATGATGTGCTGGCTTTAATACTTGAACTTATGGTTATTATAGAAGTTATGCAGATGCTTTTTGTGTTTTTTAAAAAACAGAGGATTAAAATACGCTTTATGGTGGATGCTTCAATTATATTTTTTATCAGAGAACTTCTTATCGCTACTACAACTCACAAGGCGTTAAAAATTATATTGGTATATGTAGGACTTATTGGTTTATTTTTCTTTTTCAGGTATTTGGCGCTAAATGTTACATATTGCGATAATGAGATTAAAACTTCGTAA